One genomic segment of Catalinimonas alkaloidigena includes these proteins:
- a CDS encoding SNF2-related protein: protein MKHPASHYRARIQIIEDYINELPIDRKAKNDVRSLLKQGYISPELYAKDNLFVLPAAESEEALIKDYLFANMVSEEPLSFEEKASYSTWFAMHPEKQLGEEKVTSSFHFPLQIRGKKADIPRLIRAQLNKQTPEQPTQSNPKLLAAAKARAIIIKMNMLKMKNTNRTTQITLSGLAGLAGLSGHQLHATLGALPTGTLRKLDDYTLGRLVKPERKEEGKRSFEEVIQMYNQGISEDEIKVWVWYRRSLGSPMTSWKKYFLDNNTGADRDNVAYANAATSILDNKWHKIATVPTGSILGKPTRFEHEYNNKVYLVLTNPQGQKIIVLKDHCTIKATTQQVSEESLSSFVQKGLLFYSNGELLPLPIYAYGNMYERAKQLEDDKEEIISRFGESVYAKHQNIIAERTPKPISIQHVDPNERPKILAFSEFSKSFRIENLAEETGYEIADSYKDSQTAKISLRDAFWHYLQTLERTDFGNLSAHQIYYYYVLGRSMNRMDKAEQQMIMQYGPEEGEKLFSRFLHEGLQLEDKQKIDFEWNRLYNGTADIMYHRIPVGFECSKTFGKNHGTLQFTPPQREAIAFMQAAGSGIIAYDVGVGKTMSAIITMANNLYEGRVKRPVVVVPNPTYEKWKREIIGYTDKKSKQFVPGVLSHTGITINDWYNLGTQIRKGIDLEQEVPENSITLLTYEGFIQLGYSENLQREFFDELNDIVMMKDVGKTNRDWSKMKKKNQKTVGQAQKGTRVDVDSLGFDFIVVDEAHNFKNVFTNTPTDDEGNKRFKMESQASDRAIKMFFMTNYIQRKFGRNVMLLTATPFTNSPLEVFSMLSMVAYDKMVQMGLKNIGSFLETFVLQEMEYANSYDGTIQQKYVVKRFNNRLLLQKLIHNHISYKTGEDAGVLRPIKVNLPKLYRTTPSGEVQRLKGDEQILTYLTMTEDQYAVQNQVIKLAMDKSRGGSILESMGQSLSNAISPYFTKLYNGLPPKDHIEFVKNSPKIDYTCQCIASVKQYHEEKGEAVSGQVIYMNRGKDYFPMLKKYLIEEVGYKQNVKHNRKSFDEVEIITSGISGTRKEAIKDAFQANVVKVIIGTSTITEGIDLQNHGTVLYILLPDWNPTSIRQVEGRIHRQKNRFGYVRIVMPLVNDSMDVFVFQKLEEKSSRINDIWYRSDRGNVLDQESLDPEEVKFALYTNIGELVKMELDKQEKENTRKKEVLESEHKTLLTLKGRIKTYQNFRDSLPRKMEDLVNRTNDYFFGHHGNGVSKNYEQQYYWRSKDEKQRKALLERIQDVVKDVQEFLASSDRDDKELIRAGKRLLNLLGDINSSNWQFNADFSEFRAIVPQVRKAETTTLAKRSMSIHDDLSPILEEMETEIQKVEEERQFLRSEENLSKLEAIVREKKAKLQIRPGTITERAQEFASLNYLLDYSQADTMNQGHSLLPNEVDAFSDEINKIQQYKQISMVKEVAEEEREVPSVASDKLKAKAKAKAIIIKMKMLKMKRAA from the coding sequence ATGAAACATCCAGCCAGCCATTACCGGGCAAGGATTCAAATCATAGAAGACTACATCAATGAGTTACCCATAGACCGAAAGGCAAAAAATGATGTGCGTTCACTGCTCAAGCAAGGCTATATCTCTCCGGAGCTTTATGCGAAAGACAATCTTTTTGTATTACCCGCTGCCGAAAGTGAAGAAGCACTTATCAAAGACTATCTCTTTGCTAATATGGTATCTGAAGAGCCTTTGAGCTTTGAAGAGAAAGCCAGTTACTCTACTTGGTTTGCTATGCATCCGGAAAAGCAGCTAGGAGAAGAAAAAGTGACTTCTTCCTTTCACTTTCCTCTGCAGATCAGGGGCAAAAAAGCGGATATCCCCAGGCTGATTAGAGCACAGCTCAATAAGCAAACCCCAGAACAACCAACCCAAAGCAACCCAAAATTACTGGCTGCAGCGAAAGCTAGGGCCATCATCATCAAAATGAACATGCTCAAAATGAAGAATACAAATAGAACTACTCAAATTACGCTTTCCGGACTTGCTGGTTTAGCAGGGCTTTCCGGGCATCAACTCCATGCCACTTTAGGAGCATTGCCTACCGGTACTTTAAGAAAGCTGGATGATTACACATTAGGAAGGCTTGTGAAGCCTGAGCGGAAAGAAGAGGGGAAACGCAGCTTTGAGGAAGTGATTCAAATGTATAACCAGGGTATTAGTGAAGATGAAATCAAAGTATGGGTGTGGTATCGCAGGTCATTAGGCTCTCCCATGACAAGCTGGAAGAAATACTTCCTGGACAACAATACCGGTGCGGATAGAGACAATGTAGCATACGCAAACGCTGCTACTTCCATCTTAGACAACAAGTGGCACAAAATAGCAACCGTTCCCACCGGTTCTATTCTGGGTAAACCCACCAGATTTGAGCATGAATACAACAATAAAGTGTATCTGGTACTCACCAATCCTCAGGGCCAAAAGATCATTGTGCTTAAGGATCACTGTACCATCAAAGCTACTACTCAGCAAGTCAGTGAAGAAAGCCTTAGCAGCTTTGTTCAAAAGGGGCTGCTTTTCTACTCCAACGGAGAATTATTGCCCTTGCCCATTTATGCCTATGGCAATATGTATGAAAGGGCGAAGCAGTTAGAAGATGACAAAGAGGAAATCATCTCAAGGTTTGGAGAGTCCGTATATGCCAAGCATCAAAACATCATCGCTGAGCGTACTCCCAAGCCAATTTCTATTCAGCATGTAGATCCTAACGAACGTCCTAAGATTCTGGCATTCTCTGAGTTTTCTAAATCCTTCAGGATTGAGAATCTTGCTGAAGAAACGGGTTATGAAATAGCCGATAGCTATAAAGATTCTCAAACTGCTAAAATCTCTTTAAGAGATGCTTTCTGGCATTATCTGCAGACTTTAGAAAGAACGGATTTTGGCAACCTATCCGCCCATCAAATCTACTATTATTATGTACTGGGCAGAAGCATGAACCGCATGGATAAAGCCGAACAGCAGATGATCATGCAGTACGGTCCAGAAGAAGGCGAAAAGCTTTTCTCCCGATTCCTGCACGAAGGCTTACAACTGGAAGACAAGCAAAAGATAGATTTTGAATGGAACAGGCTTTATAATGGTACTGCTGATATCATGTATCATCGCATTCCGGTAGGTTTTGAGTGCAGCAAAACCTTTGGCAAAAACCATGGTACACTCCAATTTACCCCTCCCCAAAGAGAAGCCATTGCCTTTATGCAGGCCGCTGGTTCCGGTATTATAGCCTATGATGTAGGTGTCGGTAAAACCATGTCGGCCATCATCACTATGGCCAATAATCTTTACGAAGGCAGAGTGAAGCGTCCGGTGGTAGTGGTTCCCAACCCCACTTACGAAAAGTGGAAGCGAGAAATCATCGGATATACTGATAAAAAGAGCAAGCAGTTTGTACCTGGAGTGCTTTCTCATACCGGTATTACCATCAATGACTGGTATAATCTGGGCACTCAGATCCGTAAAGGCATAGACTTAGAGCAAGAAGTACCGGAGAACAGCATCACCCTGCTTACCTATGAAGGTTTTATCCAGTTGGGCTATTCAGAAAACCTGCAAAGAGAATTCTTTGATGAGCTCAATGACATCGTGATGATGAAAGATGTGGGCAAAACCAATAGGGACTGGTCCAAGATGAAAAAGAAGAACCAGAAAACAGTGGGTCAGGCGCAGAAAGGAACCCGGGTAGATGTAGACAGCTTAGGCTTTGACTTTATCGTAGTAGATGAAGCCCATAACTTCAAGAACGTATTTACCAATACTCCCACCGATGATGAAGGCAACAAGCGTTTCAAAATGGAGTCGCAAGCCTCAGACCGAGCCATCAAAATGTTCTTTATGACCAACTACATTCAGCGTAAGTTTGGTCGTAATGTGATGCTCTTAACCGCTACTCCTTTTACCAATTCTCCGCTGGAAGTATTCTCTATGTTGTCCATGGTTGCTTATGACAAAATGGTGCAGATGGGCTTAAAAAACATAGGCTCCTTTCTGGAAACCTTTGTACTACAGGAAATGGAATATGCCAACAGTTATGATGGCACTATCCAGCAGAAATATGTAGTGAAGCGATTCAACAACCGATTGCTACTCCAAAAACTCATTCACAACCATATCAGCTACAAAACAGGAGAGGATGCAGGGGTATTAAGACCTATTAAAGTTAATTTACCCAAGCTCTACCGTACTACGCCTTCCGGAGAAGTACAGCGATTAAAAGGAGATGAGCAGATCCTTACCTACCTTACCATGACTGAAGACCAGTATGCGGTACAAAACCAGGTGATCAAACTGGCAATGGACAAAAGCAGAGGGGGAAGTATACTGGAAAGTATGGGGCAATCTTTAAGCAATGCCATAAGCCCCTACTTTACCAAGCTCTACAATGGCTTGCCGCCCAAAGATCATATAGAGTTTGTCAAAAACTCTCCCAAGATTGACTATACCTGTCAATGTATAGCCTCAGTGAAGCAGTACCATGAAGAAAAAGGAGAAGCCGTTTCCGGCCAGGTGATCTATATGAACCGGGGGAAAGACTATTTCCCCATGCTCAAAAAATACCTCATTGAAGAAGTAGGCTACAAGCAGAACGTCAAACACAACAGAAAGTCTTTTGATGAGGTAGAGATCATTACTTCTGGTATTTCCGGAACACGCAAAGAAGCCATCAAAGATGCTTTCCAGGCTAATGTTGTTAAAGTCATTATCGGCACGAGCACCATCACTGAAGGAATTGATTTGCAGAACCATGGTACCGTACTCTATATTTTGCTGCCCGACTGGAATCCTACCAGTATCAGGCAGGTAGAAGGAAGAATTCACCGGCAGAAAAACCGCTTTGGCTATGTGCGTATTGTTATGCCTTTGGTCAATGACTCCATGGATGTGTTTGTCTTCCAAAAGCTGGAAGAGAAGTCCAGCAGGATTAACGACATCTGGTACCGTAGTGATAGAGGCAATGTACTGGATCAGGAATCCCTCGATCCGGAAGAAGTAAAGTTCGCGCTGTACACCAATATCGGTGAATTGGTCAAAATGGAACTGGACAAGCAGGAAAAAGAGAATACCCGCAAAAAAGAAGTATTGGAATCTGAGCACAAGACTTTGCTTACCCTGAAAGGTAGAATCAAGACCTACCAGAATTTCAGAGACAGCTTGCCTCGTAAAATGGAGGATTTGGTCAATCGGACTAATGACTATTTCTTTGGCCACCATGGAAATGGAGTATCCAAGAACTACGAACAGCAATATTACTGGCGCAGTAAAGATGAAAAGCAGCGTAAAGCTTTATTAGAACGTATTCAGGATGTAGTCAAAGACGTACAGGAGTTTCTTGCCTCTTCAGATAGGGATGATAAAGAGTTGATCAGGGCTGGAAAGCGACTGCTTAATCTATTGGGAGACATCAATTCTTCAAACTGGCAGTTCAATGCTGACTTTTCCGAATTCAGAGCCATTGTTCCCCAGGTTCGGAAAGCGGAGACCACAACCCTTGCCAAACGAAGTATGAGCATCCATGATGATCTTTCTCCAATTTTAGAAGAGATGGAAACTGAAATCCAGAAGGTGGAAGAAGAGCGGCAGTTTTTACGCTCAGAAGAAAATCTGAGCAAGCTGGAAGCCATAGTTAGGGAAAAGAAAGCCAAACTACAGATCAGGCCGGGAACCATCACCGAACGAGCGCAAGAATTTGCTTCTCTCAACTATCTGCTGGACTACTCACAGGCTGATACCATGAATCAAGGGCACTCTTTACTTCCTAATGAAGTGGATGCTTTCTCTGACGAAATCAATAAGATCCAGCAGTATAAGCAGATTAGTATGGTTAAGGAGGTAGCCGAAGAAGAGAGAGAAGTGCCTTCAGTAGCTTCTGACAAGCTCAAAGCCAAGGCAAAAGCCAAAGCTATTATCATTAAGATGAAGATGTTGAAAATGAAGAGGGCTGCATAA
- a CDS encoding dihydrofolate reductase family protein → MRKLSLFIATSLDGYIAKPNDDLSFLKIVEKEGEDYGYEKFTSTIDTLIIGRKTYDYVLKEIGSSHYDNGERDVYVITRTERPSVGKVKFYTGNLTELVHKLKSENGKNIYCDGGAEVINELLKNDLIDEFIISVIPILVGNGTRLFKNGRPEQTLEFVTAKTFDTGLTQLHYKRKK, encoded by the coding sequence ATGCGAAAATTATCACTTTTCATTGCGACAAGTCTGGACGGGTACATTGCAAAACCTAATGATGACCTCAGCTTCTTAAAAATAGTAGAAAAAGAAGGCGAAGATTATGGTTATGAGAAATTTACCTCAACGATTGACACTCTTATTATTGGTAGGAAAACCTACGATTATGTGCTTAAAGAAATCGGTTCATCTCATTATGACAATGGGGAAAGGGACGTATATGTGATCACAAGAACTGAAAGGCCAAGTGTAGGCAAAGTAAAGTTCTATACCGGAAATCTAACTGAATTAGTGCATAAACTAAAAAGCGAAAACGGAAAAAACATCTATTGTGATGGAGGGGCAGAAGTAATAAATGAACTTTTAAAAAATGACTTGATTGATGAATTTATTATTTCGGTCATTCCAATATTGGTAGGTAATGGAACGAGGCTATTTAAAAATGGAAGACCTGAACAAACGCTTGAATTTGTAACTGCAAAAACTTTTGACACAGGGTTAACGCAGTTACATTACAAACGGAAAAAATAA
- a CDS encoding helix-turn-helix transcriptional regulator, producing the protein MKYKEIKPHKKLELFIHSYWELKGDEKDRQWERNFPDGCAGLVVNLGDSCLTDNGLVSMEFGKTYAVGAMSSFKDSFIDRNTHLLGVCLKPATFSNFYNYVAQNELTNNTVELEKYNSFDVDKILKDPLNHFNQFYIDRIKSNKNRLQSVINDIHSSNGQLSIYELSKRNYTTVRQLERNFKTYIGISPKEYSNIIRFQNALNIIKNSSENRSLLDIAFECGFYDHSHLTNEVKRNTGFSPSEL; encoded by the coding sequence ATGAAATACAAAGAAATAAAGCCTCACAAAAAATTAGAACTCTTTATTCATTCCTATTGGGAACTGAAAGGAGACGAAAAAGATAGACAATGGGAACGGAATTTTCCTGATGGATGTGCAGGATTAGTGGTGAATTTGGGAGATTCTTGTTTGACAGACAACGGCTTGGTTTCTATGGAGTTTGGGAAAACTTATGCTGTTGGTGCAATGAGTTCATTCAAAGATAGTTTTATAGACCGCAATACACATTTATTAGGAGTTTGCCTCAAGCCTGCAACTTTTTCAAATTTCTATAATTATGTAGCACAAAATGAACTGACCAACAACACCGTTGAGCTTGAAAAATACAATTCATTTGATGTTGACAAAATATTAAAAGACCCTCTTAATCATTTCAATCAATTTTATATAGATAGAATTAAAAGCAACAAGAACCGACTCCAATCAGTAATCAATGATATACATTCTTCAAATGGACAGTTGAGTATTTACGAGCTCTCGAAACGGAATTATACAACTGTGCGCCAGCTAGAACGAAATTTTAAAACGTACATAGGAATTTCACCAAAAGAATACTCAAACATTATTCGCTTTCAAAATGCTTTGAACATAATTAAAAACTCAAGCGAAAATCGAAGTTTGTTAGATATTGCTTTTGAATGTGGCTTTTATGACCATTCCCATCTTACCAACGAAGTCAAGCGAAATACAGGATTTTCACCATCCGAACTTTAG
- a CDS encoding DNA/RNA helicase domain-containing protein, whose translation MLTQAPEVAKKVATTTKSKAVVLPGFQSVDQLKKAENTFRLKGHRGNGDIGKLLGDLEKYMLALTIEGDQGAGKTRFTYQLANAFAGSGFNVGVFSLEMGDKSDVVRKMINSYISKPNRSRVQLTGKASEGIQSIRKHAKHFDVVIIDSWNKLDTDSSEFDKLRKDFPDTIWVVIFQRTTQGMIRGGTAPLYDAGINLEAVKSDAGFEHNYVQATKNRYGETFIPYSIATKKIIQPKQDNKPTEEQA comes from the coding sequence ATGCTCACTCAAGCACCGGAAGTTGCCAAGAAGGTTGCTACAACCACCAAAAGCAAAGCTGTTGTTTTACCCGGCTTTCAAAGTGTAGATCAGCTTAAAAAAGCTGAGAACACCTTTAGGCTAAAAGGCCACCGTGGCAACGGAGACATCGGTAAACTCTTGGGTGATCTTGAAAAGTATATGCTGGCGCTCACTATAGAAGGAGATCAGGGAGCAGGAAAGACCAGATTTACCTATCAATTAGCCAATGCCTTTGCAGGCTCAGGATTTAATGTAGGGGTGTTTTCTTTAGAAATGGGGGATAAGTCGGATGTAGTGCGCAAGATGATCAATAGCTACATTTCTAAACCCAACAGATCAAGAGTACAGCTGACAGGAAAAGCCAGTGAGGGTATACAAAGCATCCGCAAGCATGCCAAACACTTTGATGTGGTCATCATTGACTCCTGGAACAAGCTGGATACCGATTCCAGTGAATTTGATAAGCTCAGAAAAGACTTCCCTGATACCATCTGGGTAGTAATCTTCCAACGCACTACGCAAGGTATGATCCGGGGAGGGACAGCTCCTTTGTATGATGCGGGCATTAACCTGGAAGCGGTCAAATCCGATGCTGGCTTTGAGCACAACTATGTGCAGGCTACTAAAAACCGATATGGAGAGACCTTCATTCCTTATTCCATAGCTACTAAGAAAATCATCCAACCCAAGCAGGATAACAAACCCACTGAAGAACAAGCATGA